The Deltaproteobacteria bacterium genomic sequence CCGCCGTCCTTTACGAGAAGGACGGGTTTGCCAGCAAGGCGATCGCGGTCCTGCGTCAGATGCTGAAGCACGATCCCAGGAACAACGACTTCCAGAAATGGCTGATCCGGCTGCTGGCGCAGGAGGGGCTCTCCTCGGATGCCCAGGCGGAGCTCCGGAAGGTGGCCTCCGATCCTGCGAGGTTCACCTCCGACGAGCAGCGGCTCGACTTTTTCCGCCAGACCGCGGAGTTCCTCAAGAAGAACCCCCTGCCGCGGCTGTACATTTGCGACATCCTCCGGGGCCAAAAGAAACTGAACGAGGCGGTCAACGAGCTCGAAAAAGCGATCCCGCAAACGGCGTCGAGCGGGATGTACGCCGAGTTCTCCGAGCGCCTGCGGGCCGTCGTGTTCCAGGCCGGCGACGATCTGGTCGTCCTCGAGCCGTGCGGTTTCCTGTGGCTTGCGGTCGGGATGCCGGAAGAGGGGCTTCCGATCCTCGACCAGGTCGCCGAGGCCGAGTCGGCCAACGGGGACCCCGGGCGCGAGGCGACCGTGCGGGAGGTCCTCGACGCCATCCGCGGCGGATGGGATGTCGCCGCCGCCCGGGTGTTCTCCTTCACGGAAGCGGCCAGGAAGCGCGCCGAGCCCGAGCCGGCGCCGGTGGAGACGCCGCCGTCGCCCCCGGAGCCTCCCGAACCTCCGCCCGAGGC encodes the following:
- a CDS encoding tetratricopeptide repeat protein, with amino-acid sequence MFSSQDQEDRVSLSRKVQALPNDPQARQKLGIFLMQQGEVVEGLDQLARAAVLYEKDGFASKAIAVLRQMLKHDPRNNDFQKWLIRLLAQEGLSSDAQAELRKVASDPARFTSDEQRLDFFRQTAEFLKKNPLPRLYICDILRGQKKLNEAVNELEKAIPQTASSGMYAEFSERLRAVVFQAGDDLVVLEPCGFLWLAVGMPEEGLPILDQVAEAESANGDPGREATVREVLDAIRGGWDVAAARVFSFTEAARKRAEPEPAPVETPPSPPEPPEPPPEAPAEEPSSPAETAEGGGYEQEESIVRSALGRLQAKVDEEIGDTDLEARYNLGIAYKEMGLLDEAVTEFRLAMRKPELFVGAGSLLADTLADRADFDGALAVLEAVLATSTGGEEVRRDVRYHKAVLLEKAGRRDEAQEIFRDIQEKTPGYRDVVSRLHS